A stretch of the Aphis gossypii isolate Hap1 chromosome 2, ASM2018417v2, whole genome shotgun sequence genome encodes the following:
- the LOC114127033 gene encoding putative uncharacterized protein DDB_G0271606: MKVSLTILALVTTMELVLGVPVYGPPQPLPIPQKYRSPNGAPIPAKYPPHLSSHSGKNEFYSKFNPHSLPPGLRGPAPQLPPPFAKYPNLPPPGKHQQQYQQQNQYQHQHQLQHQPQQHQPQQHQPQQYQVHQHPQQQQQQQQQQHQQQPHHSPASSRPIGPQFQSKPHLLQNSAPHHPPQQGQVNNAADQRVQLAPSRPTPKITNVWTGPKLSGSPDFPPRFPTAATNIAPVTAVPFLEKPRGPYIINSDDERGPIKTIPAPNLNPADKPANFEEQLYRAQHQQSYVQPLDNSITDEKVSYQVTEDPNVYKQIGSQPSPTLESNPVPAVPLDIALQQHLDNQHQQQLSAEQVGSTGTLTPQELYSLLNGSPVGPAAAAVVPQTTYMVQQPVVYAVPQPQSLDLQAGHQLQYQPQPVQLQYAVQQPAATGVQLQYAQPAAADLQYLQPQTVQYHPQAVQYQPQTVQYQVQPEQQQQQQQQYQQQSAEQYNGAQKTATAAELSAQKQQQQQELIQQQQEQEQERQEHEQQQQREQLNQQQQQAEQQLQQQQQQQQQQQPENDVQYQQEQDEYEPRNKGSVADEEHDQKKLQSIRDQYYSAVPNEQTAGVLAQIAQSAANNDEPSQADEPKAADKSPSDHQSAVQMHTSVQIQQSVPLYEATYASSRRTNQEYVDESPEADELMEGSESVAVSSESSPSSSVNGHAPNQFPYSAANINAFAAN, from the exons aTGAAAGTATCGCTAACTATTTTAGCGCTTGTGACCACCATGGAGCTGGTACTAGGCGTACCGGTTTATGGTCCACCGCAACCGTTGCCGATTCCGCAGAAATACAGGTCTCCAAATGGAGCGCCTATCCCCGCCAAGTATCCTCCTCACCTTAGTAGTCATTCGGGAAAGAACGAATTCTATTCGAAATTTAATCCTCATTCATTGCCGCCGGGCTTACGCGGGCCCGCACCCCAGCTGCCACCGCCTTTTGCAAAGTATCCTAATCTGCCACCACCCGGAAAACATCAACAACAATATCAGCAACAAAACCAATACCAACACCAACATCAACTACAACATCAACCGCAGCAACATCAACCACAGCAACATCAACCGCAGCAATATCAAGTGCATCAGCAtccacaacaacaacaacaacaacagcaacagcaacatcAACAACAACCACACCATTCACCGGCTAGTAGTAGACCAATAGGACCACAGTTCCAGTCGAAACCACACTTGTTGCAAAACAGCGCTCCTCATCATCCTCCCCAACAAGGTCAAGTTAATAATGCCGCTGATCAGCGAGTACAATTAGCACCATCGCGTCCCACCCCAAAGATAACCAATGTCTGGACGGGACCGAAATTGTCCGGATCACCGGACTTCCCACCACGTTTCCCCACTGCTGCCACAAATATAGCTCCGGTGACTGCAGTTCCGTTTTTGGAAAAACCCAGAGGACCTTACATAATCAACAGCGATGATGAGAGGGGTCCTATCAAGACTATACCCGCGCCAAACCTGAACCCAGCAGACAAACCAGCTAACTTCGAAGAACAATTATATAGAGCGCAACACCAACAATCATATGTTCAACCGTTGGACAATTCAATAACCGATGAAAAAGTTTCGTATCag GTAACCGAAGACCCGAACGTTTACAAACAAATCGGCAGCCAACCGTCGCCCACTTTGGAATCCAACCCCGTACCTGCCGTGCCACTGGACATCGCCCTGCAACAGCACTTGGACAACCAACATCAGCAACAGTTATCGGCCGAACAGGTCGGATCGACGGGCACGTTAACGCCCCAAGAGTTGTACTCGCTGTTGAACGGTAGCCCTGTCGgccccgccgccgccgccgtggtACCTCAGACCACGTACATGGTACAGCAACCCGTCGTGTACGCCGTACCGCAACCGCAGTCTCTGGACCTGCAAGCCGGTCACCAGCTCCAGTACCAACCGCAGCCAGTGCAATTGCAATACGCTGTACAACAGCCCGCCGCCACTGGCGTGCAGTTGCAGTACGCGCAACCGGCCGCCGCCGATCTCCAGTACTTGCAGCCGCAAACCGTCCAATACCATCCACAAGCCGTCCAATATCAACCGCAGACCGTCCAATACCAGGTCCAACCggaacagcagcagcagcagcagcagcagtacCAGCAACAGTCGGCTGAACAGTACAACGGCGCACAGAAGACGGCGACCGCCGCCGAGTTATCGGcacaaaaacaacaacagcaacaaGAGCTGATCCAACAGCAACAGGAACAGGAACAGGAACGACAGGAGCACGAGCAGCAACAGCAACGCGAGCAGCTAAaccaacagcaacagcagGCTGAGCAGCAGCTGCAACAgcaacaacagcaacagcaacaacagCAACCGGAAAACGACGTACAGTATCAACAGGAACAGGACGAATACGAGCCCAGGAACAAGGGATCGGTCGCGGACGAAGAACACGATCAGAAGAAGTTGCAGAGTATCAGAGACCAGTATTACTCGGCCGTTCCCAACGAACAGACGGCCGGCGTGTTGGCGCAGATCGCCCAGTCGGCTGCCAACAACGACGAACCGTCGCAGGCCGACGAACCTAAAGCCGCGGACAAGTCGCCGTCCGATCATCAGTCGGCGGTGCAGATGCACACTTCGGTTCAGATCCAACAGTCGGTGCCCCTGTACGAGGCCACTTACGCGTCGTCCAGGCGCACCAATCAGGAGTACGTGGACGAGAGTCCCGAGGCCGACGAGCTGATGGAAGGCAGCGAATCGGTTGCCGTCTCGTCCGAATCGTCTCCGTCGTCGTCCGTCAACGGACACGCACCCAATCAGTTCCCGTACAGCGCAGCCAATATAAACGCGTTCGCCGCCAATTAG